TATCGCCACCAGGCAAAGCGCGATAAACCAACAACAAGCGTTCGTTGCGATTGCGATAGGCGGTTGCTACCAAGCCAAACGTGCCATTGCCCCAATTGGTCACATGGCTACCATCGCCAAAGGCTCGCCATTTGCCATCAGCGCCTTGCTGATAGCTCAAACCGCCCCAATATTCCATGCCTGTTGGCCGTTGAATCCACAACTCAACTTTGTAAAGTTGTTGGGCAGTTACGCTCGGCTGCAAATTAAGATCAACAAATTCGTTGCCATGCGAAATGCCAGCCCACACTTGACCATTATCACTTTCGTCGATTTTGAAACCGCCAGTATAGATTTTGCGTTTGCTACCGCCCGGTGCATCGGCTTCCCAATCTTCAACCTCGCGCACATGCTGGCCCTTCAAGCCCCAATAAATATGAGTATTGCGATTGTCGTAATGTTTATATTTGGCGGTGAGCACGCCTGCTGAACGAGGCAAATAGGTGTTACCAGCGTAATAATCCTCGTCGCCAGGAAACATCACATCAGTAACGGCCACAATATCGTTGGTGGTATTGATGGCGGTCAGGCTTTGGTTGGCATCCCAGGTTTGTTGGGCGGCAGCAGGCGTTTTGGGCACGCGCACCTTGCCATCGGCCTGAATATAAAAACCAGTAGTATTGCGCTGCAACGTCCAACCGCAACAGGGCGTGCTAGCATTCCATGGCCCCAATTGGTAGCCAGGCATGGTCTGATAAGGCGCGTACAAACCACCATTGGCCTGGACCAACGCCCGAATATCGTACTCGCTGTTGATCGCCCAACCGCGATTTTTGTTGCCAGTTGACCACAACACACCGGTAGTAATATTGGGCACATTCGGCAAACTATGATCACTATTAACCAAATAATAGCTGCCCATATCGCTGTACGAATGGGTCATACTAGGTACATATTCGTTGGCAACATTACTTTGCACCGCATAGTTAATGCCTTCAAAGCTCACGCTGCCATAGTTGCGGGTGGTGTAGCCCTCGGCATTGACCACAATTGGCTCGGCAGCGCGGGTTGGCTGGGTCAGTAGCGCCCCAAACAGCACGCTGCTAAGGCAAGTCAGCACTAGCCCCCAACGCCAATGACGATGATTTAGGTTCATCATCACAACTCCTTTTTATTAAAATTATTTAATTAATCATAGACTGAGGCTGTAACTTATTTCAATGACCAAAAGAAGCTAGATTTAGCTGTGAGGACGAGAGAAGTATAAAAATGGCAAAATTGAGGCTGTTGGATGGGCTAAATCCGTAAATCGCCACTTGCAGATTTTGCGAGGAATGGCTAAACTTGGGGAAGATAGATTGTAGGTTCAATCAGCCTTAGTGGGCAAACGCGCCTGATCACTCCAGTACCCGCCCACCATATGCATCCTTCCAGCAGCGACATCCTATTTTAGCCAAATGCACGTATATGCTTACACCTTGATGTTTGGTGGCGTAGCTTTTGCTCAAGCAGCCAACAAGCGAATCAAACAAACATCAATTGAGTAATCAAGCAGCATTATCGCTTGTAATTAATTACAACCATAATTAATTGCATTAAATTACATTAAAGCACTTAATTGCGGTGAACATACAAAAATTACCAATTAGGCACTGATTGAGGCAGAAAAATAGGTTAGAGACGCAGATTTAGGATGGATGCACGCTATACGTTAGAATCAATTAGTCTGGATGCATACTGATTATCTTATGGCCCATCGCATCCATTTTTCGTTGGATGACGAACATAAGATCAGAAAGGATTTCAGTGGCAAATCAACCAGCTTCGAATGTGGCGCGGGCCGCAGCTTCGGGTGATCAGGCAGATTTAGCGTTGGCAGCTCAGCTAGCCGCAGGCAACATACAGGCCTTAGAAACATTGTACGAGCGCTATGCCCGGCCAATTTTCTCGTTGGCACTGCGGATTTTGGGCAATGAGGCCGATGCTGAAGAAGTGATGCAAGATGTTTTAGAGCGGGTTTGGCGTTATTCAGGGAGTTTCGACGCACAACGTGGCCGCTTTGGCTCGTGGGTCTTAGGTATGACCCATCATGTCGCAATCGATGCAGTTCGCAAGCGCAGCCGCCGCCCGCAAGCGGTCGATGCTGAAGCCAGCGAACTCATGCTTGGCCTCATTTCCGACCCAAACCAACCTGATATGACCGACCAAGCCATCCAGCATGAGCAAGCTGGGCAGGTTCGTGACGCTTTGCGCAGTTTGCCCGAAGCCCAACAACAAGCGATCGAATTGGCATTTTTTCGTGGCCTGAGCCATCTGGAGATTGCCGCAACAACAGGTGAACCTTTAGGGACGGTCAAAACCCGCATTCGTCGGGGCATGGAACGGCTCCGCACCGTTCTCTCCAAAACAGGGGTATTCAATGACTGACCAACGTGATGAACTTATCGAACTCTATGCACTTGGTGCTCTGCCTGCTGATGAAGCAGCCGAGGTTGAGGATTATTTGGCCTCAAATAGCCAAGCGCAAGAACGCTATTCTCAATATCGGCGTATTTCCCAAGCATTGTTATGGAGCGTTGAGCAGCGTGATCCGCCCGCCGGAGCTTACGAGCGTTTTCGCGAGCGCTTGGCTACGCCCTCAAATGTGCCAACCAAACCGCTAAACCAACCAACCCAACGCCAATCGTGGCTGGCAAGCCTGTTTGGCCGCCGCTACCGTTTAATTGCAACCGCGCTCACCATCTTCTTGGTGCTACTGGGCGGCGCTGGTGGCCGAATTTGGCAATTGCAAAACGAGGTTGGGGGGTTACAACCCTTGGTTGAGCAAAATAAGCAATTAACCGCGTTGCTCGGCGAATCGGGCACGCAGCTTGTGCCATTGGCCGATACTGGCAGCGGCATGGCTGGCGGCACAATCAACATCATCGTTAATCCGCAAACTGGCCATAGTTATTTACGAGCTAGCCATCTACCACCTTTGGCCGCTAACCAAAGCTACCAACTTTGGCTGATTGCCGATGGCACGCCCCAAAGCATGGAAGTGTTTGGGGTCGATACCAGTGGCGATGCCTTGATTTGGATCGATCGACTGCCCTCGACTGGAGCCGAAAACTTGCTCGGAATTACGGTCGAGCCAGCAGGCGGCAGCCAACAACCAACCTCAAATCCACTCGCAGTTGGCACAATCGATGCCTAAACCAACCCAACCGCCAGTCATGGGAGATTGACTGGCGGTTATTTTTGCCCAAACCACTGGCTACCCCACAAATTCCAGCAGCACTTCCGCTTCTAGGCAATTTAAGCAAATTTCCAAAATTCATGGCGAAATGTTTGGGCACTTTATGCACAAAGAGGGTCTATTTTTGTGCAGTTTATACAAGCTAGCTAGCTATAGCTTTGGTTAGTTTGTTCGATAGCTGCTTGCAAGCGATCGACTACTATAGATTCAATCGCCCAACTTAGGCAAAATCCACAAATAAACGACCTCTCAACCTTCATCAAACCCAAGCTGTGAGGTATCCGACGATGAGTTCAACTGTGCAACTGATCTTATTGCTGTTGGTGTTAATCGGTGTCGCCAAAATTGGCGGCGCACTCAGTGCCGCACTTGGTCAACCAACCGTATTAGGCAAGCTGCTGGCGGGTGTGTTACTTGGCCCAAGTTTAATTAATGTGATGCACTGGGAAATCTTCCAAAGCAGCGATTTGAAATCGACCATCCACTATCTCTCGGAGCTTGGGGTCATTTTCCTAATGTTTATCGCCGGCCTGCGGATCGAAGCTCATGAGTTGCGCGAAGCTGGCAAGGCTGCTACATGGACAGCAATTTTGGGCGTGGTTATTCCATTCCTTGGTGGTCTACTCAGCGCTTTGGCCTTTGGCTATGGCCTTATTCCGGCAATTTTTGTGGGCTTGTTGTTGACCGCAACCAGCGTCAGCATTTCGGCCCAAACCTTGCTTGAGCTTGGGCGGCTCAAAAGTCGAGTTGGCACAACCTTGCTAGGCGCGGCGGTGCTCGACGACATTATTGGGTTGTTATTGCTCTCGATTTTTATGGCAACCCAAACCAGCGATGGCAACTTCATGACCATTGTTTGGACGATTGTACGCTTGGTGGGCTTTTTGGCGGTGGCTTGGTTCTTGGGCCAGCGCTATTTGCCACGCATGCTTGAGCGGGTCAAAAAAATGCGCACCAACGAGCCTGTGCTGACATTTGCAGTGTTGGTGGTGCTTGGTTTGGCCTTCACGGCTGAAACGGTGGGGCATTTGGCGGCAATTACCGGGGCGTTTATGGCTGGTATTCTCCTGAGCCATACCGATGTGCGTGATGAAATTGATCGTTCAATTTCTAGCTTTACCTACGCCGTGCTTGTGCCAATTTTCTTTATTGGGATTGGCCTGAACACCGATTTGAGCAGCCTCAGCGGTGCGGCCATCCCAATGGCAATTATTTTGTGCATCGTGGCAATTGGCACCAAAATTGTGGGCTGTGGCCTAGGAGCCAAAATTGCTGGCCTCAACCAACGCGAGGCAATTCAAGTTGGCTGTGGCATGATCTCGCGCGGCGAGGTGGGCTTGATCGTGGCCTCGCTGGGTGTCCAAAATCAAATTGTCGATACCAATGTATTTTCTTTGACCGTAGCAGTAGTCTTGGTAACCACCCTCGTCACCCCAATCCTACTGAAATGGTCATTCAAAACCGAGCCATTGCCAAGCCTGCACCTGGCGCTTGAGCCTGAAGATGAAGTGTTGGCAATTGGCTAAGGCACTATATTCTTGAGGATTGAACTATTGAAGAAGCGTTGGAATCCCCTCTTGCATTCCAGCCGTCAATGTTGACGTGAGCCGCGTTGCAGCGACATGCATTTGACCCTATTCCGATACGGGCTACAGAAAGGAAACGCCTGTGGAAGAGCAACTCAACTCATTGACGGTCAACGCAAACATCTTGTGGGTCTTGCTCGCTGCTTTTCTGGTCTTCTTTATGCAAGCTGGGTTTGCTTTGGTTGAAGCAGGCTTCACTCGGGCAAAAAATGTCGCGCACACCATGCTCATGAACTTGATGGTGTTTTGTATTGGGGCGATTGGCTTCTGGATTTGTGGCTTTGCCTTTGCCTTCGGTGGGGTCAACCATACCTACCCAGCAACTGGCGCAAACGCTGAATGGAACTTCGGCCCAGTTACTTTGGGAGCTTGGGGCGATGCACTCTCCTCAAATCTCTCCTTCGGCGATCAATGGGGCGTGCTCGGAACCAACGGCTTCTTCCTGAATGGGATTGGGCTGAGCGCTGCAGGGATTTTTGCCTTCTTTATGTTCCAAATGGTCTTTATGGATACCGCCGCTACAATTCCAACTGGCAGCGGAGCCGAACGAATCAAGTTCATTGGTTTTGTAATCATGGGCTTTTTGGTCAGTATGTTCGTTTATCCACTTTCGGCCAACTGGGTTTGGGGTGGTGGCTGGATGGCCAACATGGGCCGCACACTTGGGCTTGGCAACGGCGCAGTCGATTTTGCTGGCTCAGGGGTTGTGCACATGACTGGTGGCGCTGTTGGTTTGGCCGTTGCGCTGGTGCTTGGGCCGCGGATCGGCAAATTCAATAAAGATGGTAGCGCCAACACCATTCTCGGACACAACTTGCCAATGGGTGTTTTGGGCGCAATCATCCTCTTTTTTGGTTGGTTCGGCTTCAATCCAGGTAGCTCATTGGGTATCCAAGGTTCGTTTATGAACTTAACTGCCTTAGCTGCCTTGAATACCTTAATTGCAGGCGCTGCTGGTGGCATTAGTGCCATGACCTACACATGGCTGAAGAATAAAAAACCAGATCCAGGCATGAGTGTCAATGGTTTGTTGGCAGGATTGGTGGCTGTAACTGCGCCTTGTGCCTTTATCACGCCTGTTGCCGCAGCAATTATTGGGGCAGTTGGCGGGGTTTTGGTGATTTTCGCCAGCATTCTGTTGGAAAAACTCAAAATCGATGATCCGGTTGGGGCAGTGCCTGTGCACTTGTTCAATGGCTTTTGGGGTGTGATTGCGGTTGGTCTGTTTGCCAACGGCAACCCCGACACCGCGAGCTGGAACGGCATCGATGGTCAAGCTGTAACTGGCTTGTTCTATGGCGGTGGGTTCAGCCAACTCTTTGCTCAATTGATCGAAGGCTTAGGCATTGGGATCAGCGCATTTGCCTTATCATTCGTCGCTTTCAAAGCCTTGGCTAAACTTGGCTTGATGCGTTCACGGGCTGAAGACGAAGTAGCGGGCTTGGATTTACCAGAAATGGGCATGCCTGGCTATGTTTCCGATGGCGCTTATATGCCCGAAACTGGGGCAGCCCCTGCTCCTAGCGCAGAACCTGCTGCGACTGGTTTGCCCGCTGGCGCTGCTGCTTAACTCAATTCAAACTTCAAACGCCGTAGGTTCGGGCCTACGGCGTTTTTTATTTTAGCCGTCAACATAGATGGGGGCTATCGGGCCAATTGAAAGCTATGAGCAACAAGCTAGCTTATAATCATATCTAGATTTAATCATCAAATTAGAGGAATTGCTCATGGCTTCAGCTTCAACCACCCCGCGCCAACCCTCGCCGTTGGTCGCTTTACGCCATCGCGATTATCGGCTGCTCTGGAGCGGCCAACTGATTTCAATTGCTGGCTCGCAGATGCACACTGTGGCCTTGCATGTCCAAGTCTATCGTTTAGCCAGTGCGATTCCTGGGGCTAATCCAGCGATTTTTCTGGGTTTGATTGGCTTGTTTCAATTTATTCCCTTGTTGCTGTTGGCGTTACGAGCAGGTTTATTGGCCGATCGAGTTGATCGACGACGCTTAATGCTGGTAACTCAAAGTATCTTGATGGGGTTATCGTTGGTATTGGCGGTTTTATCGTGGTTTGGCTTAATCAATCTGTGGTTGCTGTATGGAATTATGGTGATCTTTTTTAGCACCAAAACCTTTGATCTGCCTGCTCGCCAAGCGTTAATTCCGCGTTTAGTGCCGCGTGAAGTGCTGCCAACAGCATTAAGTTTAAATATGATTGCTTGGCAAATTGGCAATATTGCTGGGCCGGCCTTGGGTGGTTGGTTTGTTAGCTATTCGATCGCCTTGGTCTATTTGATCGATGCGATCAGTTATGGGGTGGTGGTCTTGAGTTTGTGGCAAATGCGCGGCAATTATGCCCCAACCGAGGTTAAACCTATGATCAAAGGCTCCATGTGGGAAGGTTTGCACTTTGTGCGCCGCACACCGATTATCTGGTCAACCATGGTGCTCGATTTTATTGCAACCTTCTGTGGCGCGGCCACGACACTCTTGCCATTATTTGCAGATCAAGTCTTAGGTGTCGATGAAAAAGCCTTGGGTTTGATGTATGCTGCACCAGCGATTGGGGCGTTAGTCGCAGCACTGGCCATGTCCTGGTTTGGTAATCCGCGTCGCCAAGGCATGGTAGTGGTGGTTTCGGTGGTGTTATATGGTTTGGCAACCATGGTATTTGGGCTTGCCCCAAGCTTGCCGATTGCCTTGCTGGGCTTGGCGGGCACAGGTGCTGCCGATACGGTCAGTGCTGTATTGCGCGGCACAATTCGCCAATTAAATACTCCCGACGAACTGCGTGGGCGGGCAACCTCAGCCAATATGCTGTTTTTTCAAGGCGGGCCATTATTGGGCGAAGTTGAGGCAGGCTTCGCCGCATCATTGGTTGGTGCGCCGATCGCGATTGCTTTTGGTGGAGCAATTTGTGTTACCGCCGCAATCATCATCGCTTTGCGGATACCCAGTTTGCGCTTGTATGATCGTTGAGAACAGAGAGCAGAGAGCAGAGGTCAGGGGCTAGGGATCAGGTGTTTAATTTGTAACCACGAAGGACACGAAGAGCACGAAGGGGGATTTGGTTATTGGCCATACACTTCATCCATTCCTAATTCCAATCCCTAGCCCATGTCCCCGATTGATATATTTATGTTCTCTGCTCTTTGCTCTATGTTCTATTCCATTCAAATCAGTGTATGATAGATGCGCGGTTATCTAGGTGGAAGCAACGTATGTGGGATTCAATCGTTCAGGCCTTCAATAGTGCGGTTATCCAGCTTGAGGCCAATGTTTATTGGCTAACCCTGAGTTATTTGTTGTTCAGCGAATTTGGCGCACCACTGCCAATCCCCGGCAATTTTGTGTTGGTTGCTGGCGGCTTTTTACTTGGCCGTCAAGGCGATCTGCCAATCTGGTTGATGGGCTTGGCAATCTTGGCTTTAGTACCAGGCGCTGTCACCATGTTTTGGATTGGGCGGCGCGGTGGCTTGCCCCTGCTTAATCGGATTGGTCCAAAAATTGGTCTATCGCAACGGCGGCGCGACCGAATCGTCGGTTGGCTTGAACGGCGGGCAGTGCTTGGGCTGATTGTGATTCGGGTGCTGCCAACGTTTCGCTTAGGCACAACCTTGATTCCTGGTGCCTTGGGAATGCCATGGCCACGTTTTGCGCTTGGTATGGGTTGCGGCTTAGTTGCATGGGTCATCACCTATATGGGTTTGGGCTATGCAATGGGCTTGTTTAGTTGATTCGAGTGGGCGTTCCAGCGCTCTTGTGGAGTAATAAGTTTCTATGATGCGAATATTGACCCTAGGATTATTGGCTGTTTTGCTCACAGCATGTAGCCTCGGCTCCACACCAGCACCCACCAACGAGCCAACCACCCCGCCAATTCAAATTCCGCAAGGTGGCACGCTAACCATTCGCACCGCCCAAGATATTCCAAGCTTGCACCCATGGAAGCCAACCAGCCACGAAGAAGCTCAACTTTTAGGCTTGCTCTATCGGGGGTTAACCAAACTTGATCAAAGCCTCGCGCCGCAACCCGACGTTGCCACAAGCTGGCAAAGCGATAGCGTCGGCCAAACGTTAACCATGACCTTGCGCAGCGATATTCGCTGGCACGATGATACCGCCTTGACTGCTGCTGATGCGGCTTGGACGATCAGCGCCATGCAAAGCATCAGCCCAACCACTCCATTATTGACTGATCTTCAGGGTTTGGTGCGCAACGTGAGCGCACCCGACGACACAACCTTGGTGATTTCGTTGCGCGAACCCTATGCACCATTGCTCTCGGCCTTGAGCATGCCAATTTTGCCCAAGCATCTGTTTGAGCAACTTAGCCCAGTTGAGCTTGATCAGCTTAATCTTTTGACCCAGCCGATTGGTAGCGGGCCGTTTATGTTCGAAGAACGCACTGCTGGCTCAGCACTTAGCTTAATTCGCAATAGCAACTATATTGATGGCGTGCCTTATCTTGATCGTGTCGCATTTGTAGTTGCCCCCGATCCGCAAGTGGCCCGCCAAGCAGTGCGCGATGGCGATCTGTTGGCGGCAGAATTACCTTGGGAACAAAGCCAAGGCTTAGGGTCGTCCATTGGCACGGGTAGCTATCCTGAAAACGGCTTTTATTATCTGGCCTTCAATATGCGTGATGGTCGCATCTTCAGCGATCTACGGGTGCGCCAAGCCTTGGCATTAAGCCTCGATCTCAATACAATCGTCGAAACGGCTGGCCCCTCGGCTCAAGCAATTTTGAGCGATCATTTGCCAGGCACATGGGTAGCGCCAACTGGCGAGTTGCCCAAACGCAACTTAGATCAAGCCCGCGAATTACTGGATCAAGCAGGCTGGGTCTTGCCCGAAGGTGCGACGATTCGCGCCTCAAATGGAATTACATTATCGATGGCGCTATTTGTGCGTGGCGATGATCAACGCCGAATCGAGGTTGCTGAACGGATCGCTGCCGCTGCCAGCCCAGTTGGCTTTAATATTGTGGTTACGCCAGCTGATTTTGAGAGCGTGATTCGCTCTAAGTTGGTGACACCCTTTGATTTTGATTTGGCCTTGATGAGTTGGGGCAATAGTCGAGTTGGCGGTTCGCCCTCGTACACTGCCTACGATCCTGATAATTTTTCGCTGTTTCATTCGAGCCAAATTTATCAAGGGGTTGCCGATGGGCGGCCAGGCTTGCGCAATTATGGCGCGTTCCAAAACACCAGTTTTGATAATTTATCGACAGCAGCGCGGGCACTTTACGCTACCGAACGCCGCCGCGAACTCTATCAACAAACCAACACAATCATTCAAACCGAATATCCGTATGTGTTTCTGTGGGCCGATCGGATTCCGGTCGCCTTGGCCAAACAGGTACGTTCAACCCAAGGTGAAATTCGGCTTGACACCGCTAATTGGCTGTATGATGTTCAACATTGGTATCTTGAGCCATAACGATGGATACGGTTGCGATTGCCAAATTCAGCCAACAACTGATCGCCACCGCGATTGC
This sequence is a window from Herpetosiphon gulosus. Protein-coding genes within it:
- a CDS encoding RICIN domain-containing protein; translation: MMNLNHRHWRWGLVLTCLSSVLFGALLTQPTRAAEPIVVNAEGYTTRNYGSVSFEGINYAVQSNVANEYVPSMTHSYSDMGSYYLVNSDHSLPNVPNITTGVLWSTGNKNRGWAINSEYDIRALVQANGGLYAPYQTMPGYQLGPWNASTPCCGWTLQRNTTGFYIQADGKVRVPKTPAAAQQTWDANQSLTAINTTNDIVAVTDVMFPGDEDYYAGNTYLPRSAGVLTAKYKHYDNRNTHIYWGLKGQHVREVEDWEADAPGGSKRKIYTGGFKIDESDNGQVWAGISHGNEFVDLNLQPSVTAQQLYKVELWIQRPTGMEYWGGLSYQQGADGKWRAFGDGSHVTNWGNGTFGLVATAYRNRNERLLLVYRALPGGDNPPTPTPPPPPPSNAASFNLINRSSGLCLDVAGANAADGSKVQQWTCNNTPAQQWELRLAESGYYQLVSKATGKCLDLAAWSTADGGIAHQWSCGNNQANQQWNFQTVSDGWLRIANRNSSKFLSIVYGSLETGAATHQWPWQGNPDQQWRIQPVGTLRIANKNSNKCIDVANNNSADGTNILQWPCYDGLAQQWQFQHSDNGYYKLRHPSSGKMLSVSGDSSADGANIHIWTAVSNSSQQWRLELLEDGFMRFINRATGKVVDVAGGSNADNANIQQWTWNSSNAQRFKLTN
- a CDS encoding sigma-70 family RNA polymerase sigma factor — encoded protein: MANQPASNVARAAASGDQADLALAAQLAAGNIQALETLYERYARPIFSLALRILGNEADAEEVMQDVLERVWRYSGSFDAQRGRFGSWVLGMTHHVAIDAVRKRSRRPQAVDAEASELMLGLISDPNQPDMTDQAIQHEQAGQVRDALRSLPEAQQQAIELAFFRGLSHLEIAATTGEPLGTVKTRIRRGMERLRTVLSKTGVFND
- a CDS encoding anti-sigma factor, which produces MTDQRDELIELYALGALPADEAAEVEDYLASNSQAQERYSQYRRISQALLWSVEQRDPPAGAYERFRERLATPSNVPTKPLNQPTQRQSWLASLFGRRYRLIATALTIFLVLLGGAGGRIWQLQNEVGGLQPLVEQNKQLTALLGESGTQLVPLADTGSGMAGGTINIIVNPQTGHSYLRASHLPPLAANQSYQLWLIADGTPQSMEVFGVDTSGDALIWIDRLPSTGAENLLGITVEPAGGSQQPTSNPLAVGTIDA
- a CDS encoding cation:proton antiporter; its protein translation is MSSTVQLILLLLVLIGVAKIGGALSAALGQPTVLGKLLAGVLLGPSLINVMHWEIFQSSDLKSTIHYLSELGVIFLMFIAGLRIEAHELREAGKAATWTAILGVVIPFLGGLLSALAFGYGLIPAIFVGLLLTATSVSISAQTLLELGRLKSRVGTTLLGAAVLDDIIGLLLLSIFMATQTSDGNFMTIVWTIVRLVGFLAVAWFLGQRYLPRMLERVKKMRTNEPVLTFAVLVVLGLAFTAETVGHLAAITGAFMAGILLSHTDVRDEIDRSISSFTYAVLVPIFFIGIGLNTDLSSLSGAAIPMAIILCIVAIGTKIVGCGLGAKIAGLNQREAIQVGCGMISRGEVGLIVASLGVQNQIVDTNVFSLTVAVVLVTTLVTPILLKWSFKTEPLPSLHLALEPEDEVLAIG
- a CDS encoding ammonium transporter, which codes for MEEQLNSLTVNANILWVLLAAFLVFFMQAGFALVEAGFTRAKNVAHTMLMNLMVFCIGAIGFWICGFAFAFGGVNHTYPATGANAEWNFGPVTLGAWGDALSSNLSFGDQWGVLGTNGFFLNGIGLSAAGIFAFFMFQMVFMDTAATIPTGSGAERIKFIGFVIMGFLVSMFVYPLSANWVWGGGWMANMGRTLGLGNGAVDFAGSGVVHMTGGAVGLAVALVLGPRIGKFNKDGSANTILGHNLPMGVLGAIILFFGWFGFNPGSSLGIQGSFMNLTALAALNTLIAGAAGGISAMTYTWLKNKKPDPGMSVNGLLAGLVAVTAPCAFITPVAAAIIGAVGGVLVIFASILLEKLKIDDPVGAVPVHLFNGFWGVIAVGLFANGNPDTASWNGIDGQAVTGLFYGGGFSQLFAQLIEGLGIGISAFALSFVAFKALAKLGLMRSRAEDEVAGLDLPEMGMPGYVSDGAYMPETGAAPAPSAEPAATGLPAGAAA
- a CDS encoding MFS transporter, which encodes MASASTTPRQPSPLVALRHRDYRLLWSGQLISIAGSQMHTVALHVQVYRLASAIPGANPAIFLGLIGLFQFIPLLLLALRAGLLADRVDRRRLMLVTQSILMGLSLVLAVLSWFGLINLWLLYGIMVIFFSTKTFDLPARQALIPRLVPREVLPTALSLNMIAWQIGNIAGPALGGWFVSYSIALVYLIDAISYGVVVLSLWQMRGNYAPTEVKPMIKGSMWEGLHFVRRTPIIWSTMVLDFIATFCGAATTLLPLFADQVLGVDEKALGLMYAAPAIGALVAALAMSWFGNPRRQGMVVVVSVVLYGLATMVFGLAPSLPIALLGLAGTGAADTVSAVLRGTIRQLNTPDELRGRATSANMLFFQGGPLLGEVEAGFAASLVGAPIAIAFGGAICVTAAIIIALRIPSLRLYDR
- a CDS encoding VTT domain-containing protein, encoding MWDSIVQAFNSAVIQLEANVYWLTLSYLLFSEFGAPLPIPGNFVLVAGGFLLGRQGDLPIWLMGLAILALVPGAVTMFWIGRRGGLPLLNRIGPKIGLSQRRRDRIVGWLERRAVLGLIVIRVLPTFRLGTTLIPGALGMPWPRFALGMGCGLVAWVITYMGLGYAMGLFS
- a CDS encoding peptide ABC transporter substrate-binding protein, with translation MMRILTLGLLAVLLTACSLGSTPAPTNEPTTPPIQIPQGGTLTIRTAQDIPSLHPWKPTSHEEAQLLGLLYRGLTKLDQSLAPQPDVATSWQSDSVGQTLTMTLRSDIRWHDDTALTAADAAWTISAMQSISPTTPLLTDLQGLVRNVSAPDDTTLVISLREPYAPLLSALSMPILPKHLFEQLSPVELDQLNLLTQPIGSGPFMFEERTAGSALSLIRNSNYIDGVPYLDRVAFVVAPDPQVARQAVRDGDLLAAELPWEQSQGLGSSIGTGSYPENGFYYLAFNMRDGRIFSDLRVRQALALSLDLNTIVETAGPSAQAILSDHLPGTWVAPTGELPKRNLDQARELLDQAGWVLPEGATIRASNGITLSMALFVRGDDQRRIEVAERIAAAASPVGFNIVVTPADFESVIRSKLVTPFDFDLALMSWGNSRVGGSPSYTAYDPDNFSLFHSSQIYQGVADGRPGLRNYGAFQNTSFDNLSTAARALYATERRRELYQQTNTIIQTEYPYVFLWADRIPVALAKQVRSTQGEIRLDTANWLYDVQHWYLEP